DNA sequence from the Sulfurimonas sediminis genome:
CGACTGTATTTGAAAACCTCAACGCCATCAACCCGCTCAATGGCAGAATTTCCCGTATGGTTTTAGGAGAGCATGTTTTAGTTGACAATGGTACAGGCTGTGTGCATACCGCTCCGGGTCATGGTGAAGATGACTACCGTGTCGGACTAAAATATGATCTTGAAGTTGTTATGCCTGTGGATGAAACAGGATGTTATGATGCAACTGTTGTACGTGATGCTTTGATTCCCAATGCAGAGGATTTTGTAGGGCGTCACATCTTTAAATCAAATGAAGACCTTATAGAGATGATGGGTGAGAGCGTGTTACATGTAAGCAAGTTTATGCACTCCTATCCACATTGCTGGAGAAGTCATACACCGCTTATCTACCGTGCTACAAAACAATGGTTTATCTCTGTTGATGAAAAACCTGAGGGCGAGGATAAAACACTCAGAAACATTGCCCTTGATGAGATTGAAAAAACACTTTTCGTGCCACAAACCGGAAAAAACCGTTTGACTTCGATGGTTGCAAACCGTCCTGACTGGTGTATTTCCCGCCAGCGTGACTGGGGTGTGCCTATCGCATTTTTCAGAGTAAAAGAGACAGGTGAAGTTTTACTTGATGAAAAGGTGCTCAACTTTGTAGCGATGATATTTGAAATGCAGGGAAGTGATGCCTGGTACTCTATGGACATCGCGCAGCTTCTTTATCCGGGAAGCGGCTACAAGCCTGAAGAGCTTGAAAAAGTGACAGATATTTTGGATGTATGGTTTGACTCGGGCTCTACCTGGAATTCGGTACTCAAATCTCGTAACTATGATGCTGGAGATTATCCGGCTGACCTGTATGTAGAAGGGTCTGACCAACATCGCGGCTGGTTCCAGTCATCTCTGTTTTTATCTTCTGCGGTTGAGCACAAAGCACCCTACAAAGGTGTATTGACACATGGTTTCACAGTGGATGAAAAAGGCGAGAAAATGTCTAAATCAAAAGGCAATGTCATAGCACCTGAAAAAGTCTTAAAAGAGTACGGCAGTGAAATCCTGCGTTTATGGGTTGCTTCTTCAGACTATCAGGGTGATTTGAAAATTTCTCAGGGGATTTTAAAACAGACTTCTGAAAACTATCGTAAACTGAGAAACACATTCAGAATCATGCTTGCCAATATCAATGACCTGGAAAACCTGACACCGTACGAAGATATGGGTGATTTGGACAAATGGATTTTAAATGTTGCACAAAACACGCTTGATGAAGTACATAAACACTTTAGCGAATATAACTTTGTCAACGGTATGAGCACACTCAATAACTTCATCGTTAACGAACTCAGCGGCATGTATATAGATATGACAAAAGACAATTTGTACTGCAATGCACAAGACTCTACAAGAAGACGTGCAAGTCAAAGTGCTATGGCAATGATTACAAAAACACTTCTGCTTCTTATGGCACCTGTCATAACCTATACAGCGGATGAGATAGTAGACAATGCCCCTGCCATCATCAAAGGCAATGCCGAAGATATTTTTGACATGAGCTATGAAAAAATTGAAGCCGGTGACGTGCCGTTTGATGCTGAGTATATGGTAAAAGCGCGTGAAGGTTTCGGCGCAGAAGTTGATAAACTCAAAAAAGAAAAAATCATCAAAAATACCCTTGAACTTGTCATTTGCACAGAATCAAAAACTGTCCTTGAGATGAACAGTACTGATGCAGAAGACTGGTTTGTTGTTTCCGGAATCTTCGAAGACAAACCCGAAGAAGAGATCATAGCCAGCTTTAAAGTTGATGAAGATACCTTCAGCATCGCAAAAGCCACAC
Encoded proteins:
- the ileS gene encoding isoleucine--tRNA ligase, with translation MDYKDTLLLPTTTFAMRGNLINNEPKRYAAWDEKKVYHKMKAKRAGAEHFTLHDGPPYANGHIHIGHALNKILKDIIIKNNYFNGKSVRFTPGWDCHGLPIEQQVEKKLGGKQKKEQLETAEIRKLCREHAAKFVDIQKEEFKTLGIIADWEKPYVTMDYRFEANIFRTLCSVAKKGLLIERSKPVFWSWAERTALAEAEVEYEDKEDYSIFVAFELSDEAKEKLGLDKETKAAPVIWTTTPWTIPANTGISLNPEEEYVLTTEGYIVAKKLLNALVEEGILKGSVAKTFDATVFENLNAINPLNGRISRMVLGEHVLVDNGTGCVHTAPGHGEDDYRVGLKYDLEVVMPVDETGCYDATVVRDALIPNAEDFVGRHIFKSNEDLIEMMGESVLHVSKFMHSYPHCWRSHTPLIYRATKQWFISVDEKPEGEDKTLRNIALDEIEKTLFVPQTGKNRLTSMVANRPDWCISRQRDWGVPIAFFRVKETGEVLLDEKVLNFVAMIFEMQGSDAWYSMDIAQLLYPGSGYKPEELEKVTDILDVWFDSGSTWNSVLKSRNYDAGDYPADLYVEGSDQHRGWFQSSLFLSSAVEHKAPYKGVLTHGFTVDEKGEKMSKSKGNVIAPEKVLKEYGSEILRLWVASSDYQGDLKISQGILKQTSENYRKLRNTFRIMLANINDLENLTPYEDMGDLDKWILNVAQNTLDEVHKHFSEYNFVNGMSTLNNFIVNELSGMYIDMTKDNLYCNAQDSTRRRASQSAMAMITKTLLLLMAPVITYTADEIVDNAPAIIKGNAEDIFDMSYEKIEAGDVPFDAEYMVKAREGFGAEVDKLKKEKIIKNTLELVICTESKTVLEMNSTDAEDWFVVSGIFEDKPEEEIIASFKVDEDTFSIAKATLYKCPRCWKYQAEAEDCLCKRCQSVVND